The nucleotide window CCGTCAGTGAATGACAATGAGTGGGTGGAGATGTAATTTTTaagcttagtttatgcttctgTGTCAAGTCGACGCCGTACCTACGCCGTCGACTTGACGCCTTCGTTGAGCATTCGAAGTTCTGCGTCGAGGGTCCGCGTTGCTCTGCAATTCACCGCCATGCCGCCAGgggggtgtggctgtgtggctgtgtagTTTCAGGGGTTATAGCCGAATCCTTGCTTTTTCTTCcggtcacagtaaacaacagtaaacaatggcgaccgaggtggagcagctgtatTTGGAGTTGGATCAATATTGAAGAGCAAATGcttatattgtaaatgttaaagcgCAGGCGACAGAGAAGACGTTTGCGGAGGTGGTCTGTACGACCGGAAAAAGCAACTGCCGGAAATTACGTTCtgagcggaccaatcacagcgcttGCGGTCCGCGTCAACgcgacgcgtagttaggattttttggaggtgcacgtcaggctacggcgtaggggtctgcgtcgacggcgtagCTACGGTGTAGGTACGCAgtcgacctgacgcagaaccataaatTAAGCTTAAGCAATAGGCCATGTTTAAGCACATGTTGTTGAGTCCTAGTTAATTATTTACTGCATATTTTAAAACTCTTGGGAACAGTCGGTCTTGCCTGTTTTATCTACTGTGTGAACCACATGTAATCTAAAAGATTGTTAGTAAATGACAAATGGGCCAGATCAGTCACTAAAAAGCCactccttcgagccggatttgaaccagcgacctaaggATACCTGTTGACACCTCTACAGTcctccgctctaccaactgagctatcgaAGGCTGACAACCTTAATATCAGCGCCATGTGTAGTTCTTGTGTCTAACAGCTGTAGTGTTGTAAACTGAGAAGTCATATAATAACGTGaattttgttgtaaataaaaagcCACTTGAATGTAGTCAAGTGAATAACTTATAGTTAATAGTTACAGCATGTTTCAttgctgtttcctgtttgatCTAATGTATGTTGAACAGTATGAATGTACATTAAGGTTTGTTTTACTATGAACTACGTGATTAAATTCTTAAAAGTCactccttcgagccggatttgaaccagcgacctaaggATGCCTGGGATTCACTCTACAGTcctccgctctaccaactgagctatcgaAGGGTGACAGACAAGTCACCACATTACTATATGTAACTCAGACACCCATGAATAGTACATTCACCTGTTAACTAGTCCTTGTAAATCAGTTAgagcatattttaaaaatatactaAGTGGTCTTGCCGGTATCTCACCAACATGATAACTTTTATTGGAGGGAAATAGAAGGCCACCTACTCACATTTCTACCAGTTACATAACAGCACAAACCTCTACAGTGGAACAGCAACCTTTTATCAGAGGCTATTGAACAACATGTTCCACTGCACACAGTTAAAAGTCACTCCTTCGAGCCagatttgaaccagcgacctaaggATGCCTGGTTTATCCACTACAGTcctccgctctaccaactgagctatcgaAGGGCTTGGACTAACATGAAAGAGATAACAACCTGAGGTTAGTAACAGGACACCAGGGCGCCATACTGTGGTCAAACTTCAAGAAATTATTGCAATTCTGTGGTGTCAATTAACATGTGGGTAAGAGTAAAAACACTTGATGTTGACTTACAGCCACCGCCTTCAATGACTGCACCACGATCCAGTGGATCTGGTCAAACAGTCGGCTGGTCACCTCCTTCCCTCTGGTGCTCTCTAGGTACAAACGGAGGTTACTGACCGTCCACTTGCCTCCGTGGACGTGGTTGTAGTCATCCTGCGTTAAAGGCACACAGTCTGACTagatgttgacatttttgttttgtttttttcttgcaaaaaGTTGTACAGATCAGCTTACAGAAAAATATTGCTACCTGAAATTCATCAGTTAGAGTCATCATTGCATGCAGTCAGCAAGAGTTAAATCATTTAGTAAAGCTATACATGCAGCCAACAGAAAACTCTGGCAGGGGTACTCTGCCAATTTTACATGAGAAAATCAGTCTCCTTAACATGAGGAGTACTGTGAAATAgttgaataatgtttttattggctCTGAGGGgagatttatttttgtctgtatttGGCTGAAGATTTAGAATTTTTGACCAGGGTCCAGTGTTTTTTGTCCTTCGCCCCCTAATAAGGACTAAAGTTCAGGATTTTGCATCCACTTCTGCTTCTTCAGACCCCAAACGTTACGGAGGTACaagactgatttggtgaaatACTCCTTTAATGTCCAATATAACCTATAACGTACTTACAGATACTAAAAGCTGATCTAAAACACTATTTTCTAATAACAATCCTGACACAGACTTACCCCGTGTTTTTGGATGGCCACGTTAGTGAGGTGAACAAACATGTTGTCCAGTTCACTGGTGCTGGGTGTGTATTTGACTGTGCAGAACCTACAGAAGCCAAGTTTGTACCTGAGGATCAAACCACAGACAGAGTTCAATTAAATGATTATTATGATTACTGATTCAGCTgctattttatttaaaaaacaatgaattgattcattgtgttgtttaaaATATGCCCCCAGATTCCAGGCATCCATCAACTAAAAACTTTATATAAATTCTGGGCTCACATGTAGCATTTCAGAGGCCGGTATGTGGTCACCAGAACGTAGAGACGCAGGTCGAACTTCTTCCCTCCAATCAGCAGAGGGTTGTCGATGTACAGGGAGATGACGTAGGCCTCTTTGCCACTAGATGCCGCTACAAACCTGGAGGCAGAAAGCAAGAAGCCAAACATCAGCAGACCACAAATCTCTGACCAAACTGATCATTGATACCTGTAAAGAGTCGATTATACAGGCAACATCTGATTGATATGATGGTATATATCGTCTAAGAGACAGGAGCTCTTTGGTGCTATAACGAAACAATTATTATTCTATGTAAAGTCACCCCCTCACAGGTAGTGTTTACTGTTGTAATGATGACTGTGGTAACTCACGTGGAGGTGCGGCTGTCTCTGGACCACTTCTTGATCTGGGACAGCTTGTTGATGAGGAAGATGCCCTTGCCCTGGGCCTTCCCGCAGGGCTTCATGATCCAAGTGCTGGACGGGTTCTTGCGGAACTCCTCCACAAACAGATTATAATCGGCAGGGAGCATGAACGTCACAGGGACAAAATCTGCACGAAGCAAAGAACGTAGTAATAGTTGAACATACTCAGAACGGCAGCATCTCTGTGCTCTGTGAAAAAAACTCATCTAATAGATAcctaaataaatgtatttcccgTTCTCGTCCTTCTCAGCCAGCGGACTGCTCTCCTTTTCCAGCTCCTTGCGGTAGCGTTTGATGTTCTTGATCATCAGGTCCTTCCTGGTCAGCTCGTAGTGGTTGGGGAAGTGGTTAACCATCTGGTCATCTGACAGACGGTAGCCGGTGTCCACGCTGAACACATTTCTGATGGTCTGGATGCTCATCCTGCATGCGGATACAAATTAAACAGCACTATGGTGATCTACAGGGTTTGGAGCCTAGAAATAAGCCTAATAAGcactacatttcagagacaTATATTatactttctactccactacatttattagacAGCTTTAGTCACTAGTTACCTTTAAGATTCATATTTTGCATACAAATACATATGAAAAATATACAGTGGATTTTCAAAGCTTGAACCAGTGGTTTCCAACCATTTGTGCCTGTGTCATGTTCTGCAATAGGGGTGTCACAAGATACCAACATTGACAATAATTCAATTCAACAGtaatttaaaaaggaaatattgatattgtgttaatattacACATATGCTAACCCTTAcccctttttatttctttccctTCCCGCTTTGTCAAAGTAGGTGATGGCTATGCACCTTAACACTGCCCGCCACCCACCATAAAACTCTTTTTGTACTCATTTGTACACTTGtagttacagactctctctccacctcctcacacTCGTATTTTTAGTTTAATCAATTTGccaaaagagagacaaaacacacaatagacaaaacacatttctttgtcaAGCATGGGAGGCAGAATGTATTGTTAAAGATTGAGCTgcaaaataatttttaatattgttgtgaaattaaattaactgtTTGACCGCTGCAACTGTATTTTTTGGTGTCTTGTAAACCCATGAGGGTCGGACACTCTATGTGTATGACACAAAAATCAAAACCAAATCAATCTCCCAACCCCCCAGATTCACTTTGAGTCTATTTGGAGGGTGAGAAGCACTGGGACTGATTTGTAAGTCGGATTttgaatggagccattttgcGTCTATGGGTTATTTTTATGGTATGGTATTGGAAAATGAGTTGccaacctttaaaaaaaataatcaattaatcgtttaagtcacttttcaagcaaaaatgccaaacattagctggttgcagcttcttaaatgtgaggattttttctctcttttcttttttctgtcatttatgaCCGTagataaagagtctttgggttttggacaagAAGCCACTTGAATGTGATAATTAAGAAAATGACATGTTATAGACTAAAggattaattgtgaaaatagtcagctgattaatcaataatgaagatcatgagtacttcttccactaCTGCTGATATGTGGTGCTTGCAGAGTACTGTGAACTGAAGATGCAGGTGTAATGCAGGTGTAAAACCTACCAGTAGAAATTCCAGTCCTCGCTTTCTGTGACTGGGATCCATTCCCTCTTCTCAAAGTTGTTGATGAGCACTGATTTCTCAATATCTGTCACCCACTTCACCTTACCGGCCATGGTGCCTCCCACTTGGGTGGAGCACAAAACAACAGGTAAACAGCCAGCAAAAGCACATGAGCAAACAGATTGCATACGATATTGTGCAGTgcaaaggaagagagaaaagatgcATGCAGCTGCCGTGCACCAAAGCCGTCACCTACCTGCAAATCAATGTCAGGAAACAGCCAGTCATCAGCATGAGCTAGCCGGGCAGGCTCAGTTAGCAGGCTGCTGAACCCTCCCTGGACTGCTGCAGAGGCTGGGCGGACATCACCCAGTCACTGATGCAATCTCACCAGACTGTCGTTATTTAAGCTCATAGCGGAACACAGCGACAGGacagtatgttagcatgcttgATAGCCGCGGCTAACAATAAAGAAGTGCCTCCATGTTGGCGGTTTTATTGCTAACAAGCTAAATGTATTGATTCAGGCGTCGTGAAGCTGGACACAGTGACGAAACGCCCACCGCGGTCAAACTtctcttcacaataaaagtctcgGTTATTAAAACgtaataacataaataaatgatgaactATACCACGAGGCTTAATTGCAATTTACGGACATTTTCAAACAAGAATGTCTCGAGAACGTTAAACGACGTCGTTATGGGCTTGGTCCTTCCGGGAGAATAACCTAGGCAACGGAGGACGCAGTGATGTCATTGCATGATGTCATTACCATAGCGTACCAGCAGGGGTCAGTGTGGGACTGTCTATATACTACAACAGGCTTACTTACTTAtatacattttcaataaattcAAGAGGTAATCTgttgaaaaacacaagaatatttatttgaaatactgaaaagcacattttacacatttttgatTGGTTTGCCACACAAAATAGGACACAAAGATACACTTTACATATCAATCTGAAAGTGTTATAAGTTTGTCATATTCTTAACAAATACgttttattcagtcatcaacCGCTCTACCAACAGTGTACGCGTTACAAAAGCATATgcccatgcattccttgttctgtggactaaaatcaAAAGCCATagaaaaaagagatttttgtcttgtcatgtcattattgGCTACATTataggtctgttgtgtttcatatgactaagcctacaaatatttattcctatctcataacatatcagactttgatcctttgtctgcctgctcatccctgtgtccaaggccattcgtttatttaaaaagatctaggcAATTTAATTGTTCTATGTAGATTATTTGGGCActttttgaaagtaactaaaaagtcGTGTAATAAGTAGTTCattactctacgcagacagtaatattgtaacgtgatatattactttaaaatgaaggtaacaaGTAATATGTAATACACTGCCAACAGCGTgagcagacaaaataaaataatgtattcagaaaaaatatgttatttaaaaCTGTCATAATAAGTTacaaatacataataaataaataaataaataaataaaaactcttcttttttagtttttcgAAACGTATCTGATGAGGATGTCGCCCCCTGGTGGTCAGGCCTGGTAGCAGCAGGTAAAAGGCGTGGCTAATCATATTTGTGGCAGTACTACCTGAGCGCAACAAGATTATTAGACGCTGCTGTGAGTACAGGAAAACACCTTAcgaatatttctttatttattcattttattatttccaAAACATCTCAATAATTATGTCTTTGTATTTATCACAGGGCGGCGTCTACTTTAATCTACACAAAAGGTAGGttttactttctcttttttactGTGCATTCACCTGTCTTACTGTCTGGGTGGGAGCATTAATAGTCATTTAATATCTAATATCCAACTATATGTGATATATTGGTTGATTTGTAAATGTAGTTAAGATAAATGTATGTCTGCGGGCTTTATGAGTAATCCAATATGATCTTCAAAACGACCTTTGTTTGCTTTGGGTGAGAGGGATTACCTCATCCCTTTGTTATGACAATATGGCAAACGACTACAGGCTATTACATGATGAATACACACCAACTGTCATCTGGGTATCATTATGGAGTGCAAGCCAAGATTATATTGTTAAAGTTGTCACATTTAGGAGTATCTTTTTATGTGAAATTGGCATAAACAGTGAAAAGATAAACACAGAGAACCTTTTTTTCATAGTTTAGTAGATTAATGAGTAATCAAACAAATATTGAATTTATTTAAGTGGATTCTTTGGGGTCAGTGGTGTTTTATAACTTCTTACTGAGGACATAAGGGCAGTTTGGTTGATTTGAGTTATGGAAATGGAGCATTTGCATTCAGGCACATGAGCTCAACAGGAACTGGTCTGAGGACAGGTGCATGTGGGAGGGGACAAACCTGTTTGTTAGGCCGACAAAACAGACAATAACAAGTCCCTAAATCCAGTCAAACAGGTAGATAAGATATGCAGATTGAACTATAGCTCATAGTTAACATGTAAAAGGGAACTTAGACACACTTCTCGCAATAAACAGTAGTAATTGGGTTACAACATTAGGACTTAATCAaacagatgatgtcatctcttCAAACCTAGAAGAGCCTGTTTTTATCAACCTGGATTCTCCTCGGTAACACAGCCACCACCTATCCTGGTCACATGACCCAGTATTTACACAGCCCGTTTATGAACGTTGGGAGTGAAGCCAGCACGAGAACACACGCACACCTGCAAACCATGCAGCCATTATCTGTCCTGCATGCATAATGAAGTTCTCGCCACTTTCTCTCATGTGTACTGATATGAATAATTTGCATATTACTGGTTCTCTTCACAGAAAACAAGATGGTGGCACAAACAAGACAGCCGAGACAAGCCGTGTCCCTCCAGGCTGGACCTGGTGAGGTGGACACTGGCACCCTGTTTGACATGAACCTCAGGTGCGGTACAGGCCCCTCCACACACTCATCAACACAACAGTATACAGCTCAGACAGGCTGCGCCTCAGGCAACACACCATGTGGGATCAGTTAgaccagaaagaaaaaataaaaaggcttttGTTTAGTAACGTCTGTCACTCCTTCAGGGTCAATGACGGGGCTGCACGTGCCATCGGGCGCCAGTTGGCTATAATTGGAGACAAGTTGGACAAGGAGTGGGCAAGCAGAGAGCCGAACTGGCCACCAAGCCCTCTCCACATGCTGAGACCTGCTCAGGCACTGACCAGGACCATCTATCGGTataagataataaaaaacatctaTCTATATATAGCTTTTATATGACTGGCTATTAAGACATTGTATCTCTGTGTTATTCTCCTCCAGGGATATCCACAGTCAGTTATGGGGCTTCAAGGGCCTGTCTGCAGCAGTGAAGGCCTGGATATCAAGCACTGCACCTGGGCAGGGGATCCTCAGAGCTGACACCTGGACAGCCTGGGTAACACTCTACACTTTACTGCTGACCTTTTGCTTCTCCCTGCCTCGCTTAGTGACTGTCACTACATCTGTCAAGCACTCCATTCTAGCATCCCACACATGAAACAGACAACAGACGTGGACAAAAGCAGCTTTTTATTTCTGGTTGATGACTGTTGGTTAAAATAACAACTGTCACTGGCAAATTTAATCAGCTATAGTGGAGTCACTCCTTCTGCCTGTGGTCCTATGTCCCCATATttatattcaattcaattcaaagaaGGTTATTTGTCCCCTGGGGGCAATTAAAGGCAAGTGgagttgtacacagacacaaacaagtcagcacGTTAAGTACACGTGGCACATAATGGGAACATGACGGGTTCTGTGTTTGCTAGTTCTACATATGTTCTCtcccagggtcctatgttcccaatGTCCGATGTTCCAAGGGTCCATTGTTGCCCTGCTCAAGGGTTAGGGTTGTTTGAACACAACTGGAGGGTTAATGTGTTTCCACAGAATATTGAACTGGTAaacataggaccctgggaacTTAGGACTCTGGGAACATAGAAACTTGGGAACGTAGGACCCTAGCAACATAGCACCCTGAATTTATAGAACCTGAGAAATTTTGAGCTGGGAACTTAGGACCGTGGGACCTTAGCGCTCTGTGAACCTAAAACCATGTGAGCTTAGGGCTCTGGGAACTTAGGACCTGAAAACATAGGACTCTGGGAACATAGGGCACTAGGAACATCAGACTCTGGGAATATAGGCTTCTAGGAACATTGTTGCCAACTTATCTACAAAATAGAATAACAATTTCACTTTCATTCCACAGGTGTCCAGTTTTAAAGCAGTAACCTGCACTGGCTGGACCAGAGGAGCGCTGGTGACTGTAGCACTGGTGGCTGCGGTGACCATTTTCGGTGCACTGTGGGTGGAAGGGAGAGCCTGAAGGGCCATGAGCGGGTCTTTTCGGCCATCatatatttgacaaaaaaaatgtttgtgaatcAATGAAAATTATTTCTAACTaatgtgtttctgctgtttacTTCTctttttatactattttttcaTGAGCGGTATTGAATTCGAGTCGGGAACGGGTACAGGAGTAAAAGTCATGTTGTAAAATGGTCAGAGGAAGTGGAAATTGTTTTAATTGGTTTTACAGTGTTGGCCAGCATATTGTAGCAGTGACATGTTGCTTCACAGTTGTATTAAcatcaaaatgtctgttttgctTTACTTGACTGTTGCTGGCCTGCAGTCTTTTGTATCCAGATTACTTTCTTGGTGGTTTAAGAGGCCAAAATTTTTACAAATGATATGTAGCCAGGCTTAATATAAAATTAAGGGAGCTGGACTTTCTGGTTTGGAATTGAAAGTGCTTTTTCATGTGATGCAAATAAACTTCgaaatgacaacattttgtagtctcattcattaaaaaaaaacatttatttaattacattatAATACACAAACAAGACCATAAGAAGCAACCACAGGAGCTTACAGGTTTAACAGTTCTTGCTGGTCATGTCCACACTAAAATGAGCAATGAGGTCCACTTTTTCACTTGATCACCAAGTCCACATCTCTGCATTATTCGTCTTCATGAGTGGTGACCTGCACATGTGCATAATTTGTAAAGGCCTTCCTGTTGCACTTTTTAAGAGTGGCTCCGAGCTGCTTCCCCGGGCCGATCTCAAAGGTTTCAGGGAACTTCTCTCCCTGCGTCCTCTCGTAGATCTCGTGCAGAGTTTGCTCCCACTTCACAGGCGACACCAGCTGCTTCACCAGCTGCCTGCGCACGTGTTTCTCGTTCATGTAGCGTTTGCCGTCCACGTTGGAGTACACTTTGATCTCAGGAAGATGGACCTGAACGGGAGAGAAATCTAGCTTAGATGACGAGTACTAAATCAATCAAGGttttaaatatgcatttttgatgcATGCTGGTTGTCAAGACAGCAATGGATTATTaaaagaatatgtttttttaaaataagtccaTGGTGTAATTTTTTGCTTAAGAGGGGGCAGGTGTATGCATGTTCAGGAGTGCCATGTGAGTTTGACTGACCTCCACCTGTCTGAGCACCTCTCTCAGTGGTTCAGCAGCTGACGCCATCAGCTCAGTGTGGAAAGCACCGCTGACCGGGAGAAGTTTGGTCCTCACAAAGTGGAGATGTCTCGAGTTTTGCTGGAGGAAATCCAGGGCCTGGAGGACAGCACAGTTATGATGAGACAgtttatatatattgtatataacAAAATCATCTTTTACTGAGATTATCTCACCGTATTTTAGAAAAAGCGGCAAGAATATTAAGGA belongs to Pagrus major chromosome 14, Pma_NU_1.0 and includes:
- the ttll1 gene encoding polyglutamylase complex subunit TTLL1; protein product: MAGKVKWVTDIEKSVLINNFEKREWIPVTESEDWNFYWMSIQTIRNVFSVDTGYRLSDDQMVNHFPNHYELTRKDLMIKNIKRYRKELEKESSPLAEKDENGKYIYLDFVPVTFMLPADYNLFVEEFRKNPSSTWIMKPCGKAQGKGIFLINKLSQIKKWSRDSRTSTFVAASSGKEAYVISLYIDNPLLIGGKKFDLRLYVLVTTYRPLKCYMYKLGFCRFCTVKYTPSTSELDNMFVHLTNVAIQKHGDDYNHVHGGKWTVSNLRLYLESTRGKEVTSRLFDQIHWIVVQSLKAVAPVMNNDKHCFECYGYDIIIDDKLKPWLIEVNASPSLTSSTANDRILKYNLINDTLNIVTPNGDIPDCRWNRSPPREALGNYQVLYDEEQAQSENAERDLRSRSGQSLGSKSTKGSAGVRPTAATWK
- the bik gene encoding bcl-2-interacting killer, with the protein product MVAQTRQPRQAVSLQAGPGEVDTGTLFDMNLRVNDGAARAIGRQLAIIGDKLDKEWASREPNWPPSPLHMLRPAQALTRTIYRDIHSQLWGFKGLSAAVKAWISSTAPGQGILRADTWTAWVSSFKAVTCTGWTRGALVTVALVAAVTIFGALWVEGRA